A genome region from Marinifilum sp. JC120 includes the following:
- a CDS encoding amino acid ABC transporter substrate-binding protein, translating into MSVICFQSWKKAVLSLLLLFICLPLSACSDDPIRLGFSGTLKGKYSDLGVQGRNGALLAVEEINAADGIDGRKIEFLVRDDHNTPEGAVEADKELVAEGVPVIIGHMTSSQSMVAVREMKDSGVIYISPTTSTPWLQGIKDCFFRVIPTLTDLSKGLAEYSVDKLGTKRLAVVWDTSNKAFADSYKNIFVETFVQKGGELVGEASVGMQKGPVDWQTIVDELKKMKPDTVVMVTSARDLAAFSQFCTLNKTDWTIMSSMWGYTKELIQTGGKSVEGILFVVHFAEDDPEEGYVDFKQRFIKRFGWPPNFAAAFGYQAVLVFEEAVKRNGGSTKGLAEVIPGIAFEEGLIGPFEIDEFGDVVRTGHIVTVKDGQFVTVSKRKR; encoded by the coding sequence ATGTCGGTAATTTGTTTTCAGTCTTGGAAAAAGGCCGTTTTGTCATTGTTGCTGTTGTTTATTTGCCTGCCTCTGAGTGCATGTTCAGATGACCCTATCCGCTTGGGATTTTCCGGGACCCTTAAAGGGAAGTATTCCGATCTCGGAGTGCAGGGCCGTAACGGGGCTTTATTGGCTGTTGAGGAGATTAATGCGGCTGATGGCATTGATGGTCGTAAAATTGAATTTTTGGTGCGTGACGACCATAACACCCCGGAAGGAGCTGTTGAGGCTGATAAGGAACTTGTTGCCGAAGGTGTTCCTGTCATTATCGGTCATATGACCAGCTCGCAATCCATGGTCGCAGTCCGGGAGATGAAGGATAGCGGGGTTATATATATTTCTCCCACTACTTCGACGCCTTGGTTGCAGGGGATAAAAGATTGTTTTTTCCGGGTGATCCCGACTCTTACTGATTTGTCAAAAGGACTTGCAGAATATTCCGTGGATAAGCTCGGCACGAAAAGACTGGCCGTAGTTTGGGACACTTCCAATAAAGCTTTTGCTGATTCTTATAAAAATATTTTTGTTGAAACATTTGTGCAAAAGGGCGGAGAGCTTGTCGGTGAGGCTAGTGTCGGGATGCAGAAAGGTCCCGTGGACTGGCAGACTATTGTCGATGAATTGAAGAAAATGAAACCCGACACCGTGGTCATGGTCACATCTGCCCGAGATCTAGCCGCTTTTTCCCAGTTCTGTACTTTGAACAAAACGGACTGGACAATAATGAGCAGTATGTGGGGATATACAAAGGAACTGATCCAGACAGGCGGCAAAAGTGTGGAAGGGATACTTTTTGTGGTCCACTTTGCCGAGGATGATCCAGAAGAAGGGTATGTTGATTTTAAGCAAAGGTTTATTAAACGTTTCGGCTGGCCGCCCAATTTTGCAGCAGCCTTTGGTTATCAGGCTGTGCTGGTTTTTGAAGAAGCGGTGAAAAGGAATGGAGGGAGCACAAAAGGATTGGCGGAGGTCATTCCCGGAATTGCCTTTGAAGAAGGGTTGATCGGACCTTTTGAAATTGATGAGTTCGGGGATGTAGTCCGTACCGGTCATATTGTAACAGTCAAAGATGGACAATTTGTTACTGTTTCAAAGAGAAAGAGATGA